In a genomic window of Sarcophilus harrisii chromosome 4, mSarHar1.11, whole genome shotgun sequence:
- the LOC116423516 gene encoding LOW QUALITY PROTEIN: keratin-associated protein 10-8-like (The sequence of the model RefSeq protein was modified relative to this genomic sequence to represent the inferred CDS: substituted 1 base at 1 genomic stop codon), protein MADTCFSGPCVPTASAVSVCSSDVSFGSNRVCLPSSCTGSSWQLDDCPESCCEPSCCGPSCCTPSCCPAPCCTPAPCLTLVCRPVCCVPATCQTACEPGPCQAVCTSCCQQSCCQPTGATKVFLXQSCWAPLPLHYHVFSFCPLPLPPPSFHPRFQPSYCVPISLQTLFTPSSTALAAPSCCPAPTCCRPASCVSLLCRPTCCKPACCAPSCGQKSCC, encoded by the coding sequence ATGGCAGACACCTGTTTTTCTGGGCCTTGTGTTCCCACGGCCTCGGCCGTCTCGGTCTGCTCCAGTGACGTGAGCTTCGGCAGCAACAGAGTCTGCTTGCCCAGTTCTTGCACCGGCTCTTCCTGGCAGCTGGACGACTGCCCAGAGAGTTGTTGTGAACCCAGCTGCTGCGGCCCCAGCTGCTGCACCCCCTCTTGCTGCCCAGCCCCATGCTGCACGCCGGCCCCCTGCCTGACCCTCGTGTGCCGGCCGGTCTGCTGCGTACCCGCCACCTGCCAGACGGCGTGTGAACCCGGCCCCTGCCAGGCTGTCTGCACCTCCTGCTGCCAGCAGTCTTGCTGCCAGCCCACTGGCGCCACAAAGGTCTTCCTGTAACAGTCCTGCTGGGCTCCACTACCCCTCCACTACCACGTATTTTCCTTCTgtccactaccactaccacctccttccttccatccacgATTCCAGCCCTCCTACTGTGTGCCTATCTCCCTACAAACCCTCTTCACCCCGTCCTCCACTGCTCTTGCTGCACCCTCCTGCTGTCCAGCCCCCACCTGCTGCCGCCCCGCCTCCTGCGTGTCCCTCCTCTGCCGGCCCACCTGCTGCAAGCCCGCCTGCTGCGCTCCCAGCTGCGGCCAGAAGTCTTGCTGCTGA
- the LOC116423513 gene encoding LOW QUALITY PROTEIN: keratin-associated protein 4-3-like (The sequence of the model RefSeq protein was modified relative to this genomic sequence to represent the inferred CDS: inserted 2 bases in 1 codon; deleted 2 bases in 1 codon) has protein sequence MADTCFSGPCVPTASAVSVCSSDVSCGSNRVCLPSSCTGSSWQLDDCPESCCEPSCCGPSCCAPPAAQPCCTPASCLTLVCRPVCCMPATCQAACEPGPCQAVCTSCCSPSCCQQSCCQPTGCGSSCGQQSCCPDPCCAASPCTVQSCCCVPMCCKPSCCIALPVCCKPSCCVTTACCPASCCCQPSCCRPASCVSLVCRPVCSSASCCVPVSCKPSCCAPTSSCSCCCAPSCCPAPTCCXPASCVSLVCRPVCSPASCCVPVSCKPSCCAPTSSCSCCCAPSCCPATTCCRPASCVSLVCRPTCCKPACCAPSCGQKSCC, from the exons ATGGCAGACACCTGTTTTTCCGGGCCTTGTGTTCCCACGGCCTCGGCCGTCTCGGTCTGCTCCAGTGACGTGAGCTGCGGCAGCAACAGAGTCTGCTTGCCCAGTTCTTGCACCGGCTCTTCCTGGCAGCTGGACGACTGCCCAGAGAGTTGTTGTGAACCCAGCTGCTGCGGCCCCAGCTGCTGCGCCCCTCCTGCTGCCCAG CCGTGCTGCACGCCGGCCTCCTGCCTGACCCTCGTGTGCCGGCCGGTCTGCTGCATGCCCGCCACCTGCCAGGCGGCGTGTGAACCCGGCCCCTGCCAGGCTGTCTGCACCTCCTGCTGCTCGCCCTCCTGCTGCCAGCAGTCTTGCTGCCAGCCCACTGGCTGCGGGTCTTCCTGTGGCCAGCAGTCCTGCTGCCCAGACCCTTGCTGCGCTGCCTCTCCCTGCACGGTGCAGTCCTGCTGCTGCGTCCCCATGTGCTGCAAGCCCAGCTGCTGCATCGCCCTGCCCGTGTGCTGCAAGCCCAGCTGCTGTGTGACCACAGCCTGCTGCCCCGCCTCCTGCTGCTGCCAGCCCAGCTGCTGCCGCCCGGCCTCCTGCGTGTCCCTCGTCTGCCGGCCCGTGTGCAGTTCGGCCTCCTGCTGTGTGCCTGTCTCCTGCAAACCCTCTTGCTGCGCCCCCACGTCCTCCTGCTCTTGCTGCTGCGCACCCTCCTGCTGTCCAGCCCCCACCTGCTG CCCCGCCTCCTGCGTGTCCCTCGTCTGCCGGCCCGTGTGCAGCCCGGCCTCCTGCTGTGTGCCTGTCTCCTGCAAACCCTCTTGCTGCGCCCCCACGTCCTCCTGCTCTTGCTGCTGCGCACCTTCCTGCTGTCCAGCCACCACCTGCTGCCGCCCCGCCTCCTGCGTGTCCCTCGTCTGCCGGCCCACCTGCTGCAAGCCCGCCTGCTGCGCTCCCAGCTGCGGCCAGAAGTCTTGCTGCTGA
- the LOC116423514 gene encoding keratin-associated protein 10-9-like, which translates to MCHTSCSSGCQPTCSVPVCCKPVCYICPCCRPASCVALLCRPACPVVTSCQAVCGAGSCSPSCCVSSPCQSSCCQASPCSPSCCVSSPCQSACCVPVCCKPTVCVPVCCKPVVCGVLSCQTLCCQPASCTSLLCGPSCAPSCC; encoded by the coding sequence atGTGCCACACCAGCTGCTCCTCTGGCTGCCAGCCAACCTGCTCCGTGCCTGTGTGCTGCAAGCCTGTCTGCTACATCTGTCCTTGCTGCCGCCCGGCCTCCTGTGTGGCCCTGCTGTGCCGCCCAGCGTGCCCTGTGGTGACCAGCTGCCAGGCAGTCTGTGGAGCTGGCAGCTGCTCCCCCTCCTGCTGTGTGTCCAGCCCCTGCCAGTCCAGCTGCTGCCAGGCTAGTCCCTGCAGCCCCTCCTGCTGTGTGTCCAGCCCCTGCCAGTCTGCCTGCTGCGTGCCAGTCTGCTGCAAACCCACCGTGTGTGTGCCCGTGTGCTGCAAGCCTGTGGTCTGTGGGGTCCTCTCCTGCCAGACCTTGTGCTGCCAGCCAGCCTCTTGCACCTCCCTGCTCTGTGGACCCTCCTGTGCCCCCTCCTGCTGCTGA